The DNA window agggaggtcgtcgaaaaaGGTTGATGctggtcatcatcatcttcatcactaTCAACTCATTGTAAGCCTACTACAGTGATCAATAGTACTGCAAACTGTTCTAAgtattttgttgtattttgttTACTTACTTAACTAAAAACCTGTACAGCCCAACGTCAAAATGCCTCCACATTTGTGAGTACACGTGAATCCTTGCGATGCATCTTGGTGTCGGAGGAGGATCCATGTTGTCCAACCTAGCGAATGCCCCCGCCGTGCCATATGAGACCACGTATTTCATATGGAACTCTAAGCCCATGAAGAGGCCGCCACCGCACAAAGCGATTGTGGGCAGCATTCGTATTAACTGAAACAAACAGTAATATGAAAAGTTAATCTATATTTCCATACTAGgtattattgtaaatgtgaaattgTACAAAATGTTTGAGAACAATCTAATACATTTACATACCAGACTGGTATTTTCTGATATTAGTGcattatttatacatactttttagttatataatattaataaacatttattaaaactataaaactgtACTAACCTCCATCTTACTATGCATtgcaaagaaatatatataatgaaaaaccAAATCCAATAACACTGAATACAGTTGAAAAAATATCATGTCAGaaataaactgttttattcttgatattaaatattctcttcttttattaaaactattctCAAATTCTTCATATAGAATAATTGGCCCAGTATATAGCAGAGGTAAATATGATGTGTAACTGAACATGTTAATTAAATCATCTAGATTTAATGACTTCTCTTCCTTTCTTCCTACAAAGTCTAACGAGTAACTTATGCAGCGAAGCTCAATCCAAGCCACACTAAATAATATGAGATATACTTCTTCATCCTGCATGTGGTCGTAATCCAAAAAACtccaaaaataatacatatattttagtgAATTGTAACTAAAAAGTAGTAAAATACTTGTGATCCAAATACTCAGTTTTTTGCCACCACAAAATAAAATCACAGCAAATATCACAGGctgtgttaaaataattatcatttgtTTATATCCCATAAAAGTAGTCACAAAAAACATGCTGGATATGATGTACCAGTATTTTATGATAGATGCATGTTTATAACGTAAGGTCTCCGTAACAATAAACTGAAAAATCTGGTAACGCCAGGatgtatgtaaaaaatatttccaacTGCTCCACTCAATATCAGATACATCTTTGTGTCTTGCTGTGAATCCCCAACCTTTTTGTAAATCAGTTAAAGAATGTACCAGTTCTTGATTGCCCTTTAAAATATCtgcaaatcaaaaatattatggagTAGTAAAAAACTACAGTACAATATAGTTTGCCTGAGTTTCCTGCCAGATTCTGCTAATGAGAAACTTCCTGAACTGCTGGTAGAGGGTTATCTCATGTGTAGATGAAAACATAAGCAAAACTTCTATCTACGTAAGCATGTGGCAAAAGCTCTGCTCCAGCCGTGATAGTGGTGGGTCATCAGCAAGTATGCATACAGGGTATTCACTAAGCTGTATTGTACATCGTAtgaaaagcctatccttaagattttataactcatactggaagTTTTctccttttaatattattaaatataccgcttagtgcataccctgtatgcacacCACTGGTTATCAGGTAGTGAAAATAACCATCAAACCACATTGGAGCATCGCGGTATATGTATGTCCAACTATGGGACATTAAATATTGGCTCCATAACTTTAAGGTTCCTGCGAAATCTTATTCTCAAGAATGgtatagcaaaaaaaattcacttaatttatgtaaattatttagaaGACTGTATTTGTGACAATTATAATTTTCTGATTATGTATAGCAACAGCGACTTACCATTTTGAGCCTCAAAAAGTTTATACAAAGAATATATATTAGCTgtaatccaaaaaataaaataaatacataactctaaaaaatttaatttatttttcatatcgcAAAACTGTTTATTTGATTTTCGCGGCTCTATTTCATGGCTTTTAGTTTGTCTCGGAATATCATTGAGAGTGAGTGATTTCAGACAGCATTGGAACTTCAAACTGACAAGTGACAGTTCACACTTCACTCACTCGATCCGTTCACCTTACAGCTGTTGAGTGTTTGATACTACGGTTTGGTAGCATTGTTCTTTCTTCTTCCTTTTATCGCCATCTGGTTTTAAACTTGATCActtactttttctttattttttgtgagTAAACAAAGACTAAAAACCAGCTTATTTTTCGGTTTGTTTCGTACATACTCTCCAAACAAAGAGTATTTATACAGATTTTTAGTTTACAGCTTTTACTACTGGCGCGGAAGCATAAACCACCCGCactgctagcatgggcaggagacaattgtcTCCCCGGGGAAGGGTTAATCTATCCATGAATATCCTAAGTTTAGTAATGgcaatacttaataattaatacaagtgcatacatagcgcatgcttTGAAGCGAAAGCTGGATTCACATCATAGATGATCTAAAATTCTCATTATTGTGAGATCTCTGTTGAACAAGCAATGGCCCCTAATATGCCTGTTACCTGGTACTTTGTGAGTTCTACTAGTCTTCTCGTCGATTTACTTTAGAGAAAATATCGATTCCTTTTATTGTGCCAAAATATTCCATCTTATGtttaattctttttctttaccTTTTAGAAATCTTTTTGTGATGTTGTACGGAATGTGTCAACAAGACTTCAATCCGTTAAATGTACGCGTGGTCCCATTCATGCTCAATTAATAAAGTATAAGGTGACGTTagtgaaatatataaatgtctGGCTCTTGGGGCTGGTGTCaatctccccccgatgtcgtcgagccctggggctcttctcatggcgacctttcgcgctcgccccactcccccgaggacgccgtagcaacccctcaggtggttatcggcaagtgtccatatGAAAATCGCGGGGGTCATTCAGCCAAGAGCGAAACATTGGTGGtattaacaacaataaatacaaaactgCCAATAGTATTTAATTGTTGATCAGCGCGAGTGCATGAGCTTTTTTTTGTGCCGCAGTTGTATATATGAGTTCTGCAATACTGAATTTTCCAGTGGTGCCAATCAGTTTACGCGTCAAATTAAGATAAACTGATAAtacctacaaaatataaaacatggGTACATTTTGTTGTAGCTCAACATAAACtaaatattcaattcaatttaattggtAAGCGATAAAGAATTATCCGTATTATTATATAGATCTTCAAGCCAGTTTCAAATTTACAATATTGAAACGTGCTTGAGGTTTTTCAACCGACATGAAAGAAAACAGGTGGTTCACAATTCGACTATGAGctgttttttgtatgtttgtttcgcAATTACTCTGCAAATTATAAAGGGAtctagataaatatttttttgtttggtttatCATACCTAAAGGTAGGtagtcccattttaatttggtgaaaaaGTATTGGAGGTATCCTAAACCATGCGAGGGAACTATTCCGATTTGAATATTGTTATGGTTACTTGAGCGttttctttcgaaaagcaccatttggtaAAGAGAAACAAATGATGAAGACCACGTAATATACATTTACTCTTTGACCACGGATGACCGTGACTGAACTATAACATAAAAAGTATAAGTTATAATTACACGGGTTGTTATTCGATTATGGCTTACCTACTATatgtaggtaagcaatttatgaaTTTCCCAAGAAAGAAGCTGATGATGAAGTCGAGGGAGAACTCCTGAACCAGTAACGCCCTGGCTTCTGGAAagcaatatttttgtaaaaggttTTTAGTTAGCAGTTGAATTCGGctattataaataagatttaaatagCAAATCATACCAATAAGCGGAAAAGAAAAATTCtacaaaaaaaccgactttgtaaaTCTACTaagaagcaagaaataaatattttctacattttaaagACGGTGCTaactaaaatgtagaaaatttcaAGATACTTTCCTTACTAATGCATAAAAGTTAGCCTTACTAGCATTTTACTTGGCAACTAGTTAAACATgtacgaaatatttattttttgctttttagttgttgtACAAAGTctgttttttgtaaaaaaaaaaaactctattttCGTTAAATTTGTATGAATGGAATAAAAAGGGCGCCGTAGGTATATTTACAGTAGGTACTGAGAAACAGTATTGCCGCTAGATGGTGCATTTTCGACTCAATAAAAGTCGtatttaactttcacgcgattaAAGAGGAAggaaatctcacactaggcaatCTGTGCGCGATAGTTTCACGGACAAATTAATGATGTAAGCAGTCTGTAAGATGTTTGTCATTCCAAGAGTAGGTATTCATTCCCCTCCTCGATCTTGCACTTATCGGATCATTTTGCCCGAATACGTGCGGCTAACAGTTTCTtgcgaaaaataaacaaattaaaacaagGCGAAATATTTACCACGCGTTGTAGGTACTTCTACGGTTTAAGAGtgttattcaattaattttagtttgggttaatttcaggtgaagaatGGATAGTAACTTAAGAACTTTGATTTTCTCGTCAATACTCCTTCTTCTTATAGAAACATGTAAGTTACATTTGGTTTTTTACTGATTTAAGCAATTACTTGAGTCATAAGTTTTATCAGAGCAATTGATTAGAGATGTTATATGTCAAGGACGTTTAAATAAGCATtgacttataattattaagtatctTGATATACCTAGATAGTTATTCGAATTAGATGGAAAAATAGGCATTTATTTACCTACGTAAAATACCAGATATAAATTTTCGCGTACCTACCTAATCAAATATTTAACAGGGGATTCATAAATACCTATTATGAGAAGCTACCTAATTACATATTTAGCTCTTCACATCAATTGTTGTTTTCAGTAAGTAACTACAATATGCTTACAAATAAGCAGATAAATacttaacaaatatatatataaacgagACTCGaactcttttaatattttaccatGGATAAATCAGTCCTCAATAGATTTCGGATTCCCAGTAACACAACGAAATTGTACCACAGTTTTGGCTGCATCCTTTAAAATGACGAGGAAGCCTTAAGGAAGGATTAACGtaattgcacgactcatgatgcgaagcatcagagagtgctttacgtactttactttaaaaaaatttttttcgcctcatttcggcggctatttttattattatagccttgttagttcacggaatcaagatattttgcatactattgtcgagataatttaatggagactAATTCCATACtcttaaaaaattgatttactgcaatagaattggaaaaaaacaccaaaataggtcaaaaaattttcctgtccgtcatgtgtgaaacccgaaaacactctaacttgtgaaaaaatccattatttgcgCTATGTGATTTAGCGTATCGGTACGGTGGCTGGGGTATGggattaataaaactgccatacccctaacaggttagcccgttatcatcttagacatgcatcatcacttaccatcaggtgaggtgcagtcaagagctaacttgtaatggaataaaaacagTAGCTGTAGAATAAATGGGTACTTATGATTTTACCAAATTATTTAACGGTTTAATTTGCGATGCCACTAAAAAAAATCCGGAGCTTAATTGAAATCTTTGTTAATCCAACTCACCGCCCTACTTGTAAATACCAGTTTCCTAGATAGAGTGAAACACCGAACTTTCGTAACTTGTTTGAAGGACATGGGTCATGGGTggatggtgttttttttaattctttatctaCTATTTAGacctaaatatatatgtatatgaataTGTCTAGGGTTTATATGTACAGTTTAATGCATTTTGGTTTATAGAATGTACCCATTGTTTACCACTATACGTTGACCAGATTATTCAAAGTTGATTCTAACATTCCGATTCTAAAGACAACGCAAAGACAAGTGCTAATTGTCATTACATGACCCGggtgtaattttattaaagtttatatatttttgcagaTTTAGTAGGTCTTCTTTGTagattatttagttatttggaTAAACCTGGGTTTAAGCAAAGGGTACTAATCTATCGCTTGGCAAACAACCTGGTTCAGGTGTTTTTCGCTCAAAGGATTTCGTAAAATATAAGTTACAAAATCCTTGTAATGTTGTCAAGCAAACCTCAGAACACGTGAACAAATTTGGtgtttttgtagttagaaatatGGTTAATCTTcgaattatttcaaaattacaaaaataaacattttaatctcATTTCCAGATACACCCCtatccctactccctactaatattataaatgtcaatgtaagtttgtttgttacgctttcacgcaaaaactacttaaccgatcctcctaaaactttgtacacatattcttagaagtgttagaagtaatataagatagttttaattccgacattaagctcggttcctttgggagaggggatgaaagtgtttgacgattttacaccatgactccgacaaattataaccgatttaaataataatttttgtactacaaaggttataatatgtgtttaattttgcctaaactgtggttggagatagaggacagaactcctcagcggacaacagcaaaccccacatttaagggttgactgaatacttaaaatttttttagatctacctacaattaaatttaatgccacatcaaaaaactaaattaaaacgcagacgaagtcgctggcaacagctagttcattataattaagtttatcaattaaatttcaaatggAAAATAATATTGACTTACCTGTCGAAACGCGTTGCTTATGTCAATAGCGGCCGAACGGCCAGTGACACTTTTATTCAAGCTTTATATTCGTAAAACGCAATTGTGTGTAAGTAATTGTATGTAAACGGCTATGTTTTTTATCATAATCCTAGCGGCAATGTAATTGGATGATTTGATCATCTCTTAGTTGATACAAAATATGAAAACTAATTTTAACCATAGGGTCAACCATCctacttacattattttaatattattcaaattacaGGTTTTTCTAAACGGTATAATCCAAGCAGTGATTTTTTACTACACGAAGCTGGGGGAATTGCACCCACCTTTAAAAATGACTATACAGCTCAATTCCCAAGTTTGCCATCTATGAAACCTAGCCAATCTACCCTGAATACAAATGTTGATTCAGCCACTACAGCAAAACCACAATCTTCGGGTAAGCGAGATTATGTTGCTCCTCAACGCAGTTCAAACACTCCAACAGCAACAACACCGTCTAAACCACCATC is part of the Pararge aegeria chromosome 2, ilParAegt1.1, whole genome shotgun sequence genome and encodes:
- the LOC120628304 gene encoding protein-cysteine N-palmitoyltransferase Rasp codes for the protein MKNKLNFLELCIYFIFWITANIYSLYKLFEAQNDILKGNQELVHSLTDLQKGWGFTARHKDVSDIEWSSWKYFLHTSWRYQIFQFIVTETLRYKHASIIKYWYIISSMFFVTTFMGYKQMIIILTQPVIFAVILFCGGKKLSIWITSILLLFSYNSLKYMYYFWSFLDYDHMQDEEVYLILFSVAWIELRCISYSLDFVGRKEEKSLNLDDLINMFSYTSYLPLLYTGPIILYEEFENSFNKRREYLISRIKQFISDMIFFQLYSVLLDLVFHYIYFFAMHSKMELIRMLPTIALCGGGLFMGLEFHMKYVVSYGTAGAFARLDNMDPPPTPRCIARIHVYSQMWRHFDVGLYRFLVKYIYKPGYSVLNQYCNLPKIAYKLTASLATFLFIFVWHGTVWHILVWSVLNYSGITLEHLGKCISRHESYTYFKKNILRSEAMETRFIAMLCTPLLALSAISNFYLFAGSEVGNLFFECLSHPSLLSSVVLGVSLYSCCHVSMALEHVQSRGGSKKVDTPKT